Proteins encoded within one genomic window of Methanothrix harundinacea 6Ac:
- a CDS encoding class I SAM-dependent methyltransferase, translated as MTRKEDSVLREARVHGARWEGFHHRYFSDPQVAEPLTAAILQAVEASRPDVIADLGGGTGFILKELLRRRPLEGVRLVDVDISEAQLSACDDGRIERLAASAATLTRRDLGAEGRSLLLVARSLLHYFGRAGLQPLLRHLRGQLQAGEAFIHQSACFADEGDAACLNRIYGMMGTEKWYSTIDELEAALEEAGFLLREVRAAPPLRLDSSDLAERYVLSAPQVASIRVEVGREFGERAGVFVETREGFTAWLHYSIFTCRAV; from the coding sequence TTGACCAGGAAAGAGGATTCGGTCCTGCGGGAGGCGCGGGTCCACGGCGCCCGCTGGGAGGGCTTCCACCACCGCTACTTCTCTGACCCCCAGGTGGCGGAGCCCCTGACCGCCGCCATCCTCCAGGCCGTCGAAGCCTCCCGCCCCGACGTCATCGCAGACCTCGGCGGCGGGACCGGCTTTATCCTAAAAGAGCTCCTGAGGCGGCGTCCCCTCGAAGGCGTCCGGCTGGTGGATGTCGACATATCCGAGGCGCAGCTTTCGGCCTGCGACGACGGGAGGATCGAGAGGCTCGCGGCCTCGGCCGCCACCCTCACCCGCCGGGACCTCGGGGCGGAAGGCCGGAGCCTCCTTCTCGTCGCCCGATCCCTCCTCCACTACTTCGGAAGGGCGGGGCTCCAGCCCCTCCTCCGCCACCTCCGTGGCCAGCTCCAAGCCGGCGAAGCGTTCATCCACCAGTCGGCCTGCTTCGCCGACGAGGGGGACGCCGCCTGCCTAAACCGGATCTACGGGATGATGGGGACCGAGAAGTGGTATTCTACCATCGACGAGCTGGAGGCGGCCCTCGAAGAAGCGGGCTTTCTCCTCCGCGAGGTCCGGGCGGCGCCGCCCCTCCGCCTCGACTCCTCCGACCTCGCCGAGAGGTACGTTCTGAGCGCTCCACAGGTCGCCTCGATCCGGGTGGAGGTGGGGCGCGAGTTCGGCGAGAGGGCGGGGGTCTTCGTCGAGACGAGGGAGGGGTTCACTGCGTGGCTCCACTACAGCATCTTCACATGCCGGGCGGTGTAG
- a CDS encoding Fic family protein, which translates to MTPPPWHPRYVITPAIARSLMEIEAARAVVAETPLPLAIEAELRRLARIRSTHFSTRIEGNRLTLAEAEEAISGREIEGRERDVAEVRNYWAALLRVEEWAAEKKPLSEELIRRLHALVTKGTGSETGPRGEARGGARPKPTPYRDGQNVIRDSATGAIVYLPPEAKDVPALMAEMVGWAQEAEREGLPVPIIAGLVHYQFVTIHPYYDGNGRTARLIATFILQRGGYGLNGLISLEELHSQDLEGYYRALATHPHHNYYEGREEADLTPWLEYFIETTARVFRMAREGAQRSAREGISPEPEELRRLDPRARAVLALFTKMERIRTSDVAEALGLSDRMARVLIRGWVSDGWLVLRDPSKRARSYELSAIYRQYLGGLSAMPDNGD; encoded by the coding sequence ATGACCCCACCCCCCTGGCACCCCCGCTACGTCATCACCCCCGCCATAGCCCGTTCCCTGATGGAGATCGAGGCGGCCCGGGCTGTGGTGGCCGAGACGCCCCTCCCCCTGGCCATCGAGGCGGAGCTCCGCCGCCTCGCCCGAATCCGCTCGACCCATTTTTCCACCAGGATCGAAGGGAACCGGCTGACACTCGCCGAGGCGGAGGAGGCTATCTCGGGCCGGGAGATCGAGGGGAGGGAAAGGGACGTCGCCGAGGTGCGAAATTATTGGGCGGCACTTTTGAGGGTCGAAGAGTGGGCCGCCGAGAAGAAGCCCCTCTCCGAGGAGCTGATCCGCCGCCTCCACGCCCTGGTGACGAAGGGCACGGGCTCGGAGACGGGACCAAGGGGGGAGGCGAGAGGAGGAGCGAGGCCGAAGCCGACGCCCTACCGGGACGGCCAGAACGTCATCAGGGACTCCGCGACAGGAGCCATCGTCTACCTCCCGCCGGAGGCAAAAGACGTCCCGGCCCTCATGGCGGAGATGGTAGGGTGGGCCCAAGAGGCGGAGAGGGAGGGGCTCCCCGTCCCCATAATCGCCGGACTGGTCCACTACCAGTTCGTCACGATCCACCCCTACTACGACGGAAACGGCAGGACGGCCCGGCTCATCGCGACCTTCATCCTCCAGAGGGGCGGATACGGTCTCAACGGCCTCATCTCCCTGGAGGAGCTCCACTCCCAGGACCTCGAAGGGTACTATCGGGCGCTGGCCACCCATCCCCATCACAACTACTACGAGGGGAGGGAGGAGGCGGACCTCACCCCCTGGCTGGAGTACTTCATCGAGACGACCGCCAGGGTATTTCGCATGGCCAGGGAAGGGGCCCAACGCTCTGCCAGAGAGGGGATTTCTCCCGAGCCCGAGGAGCTTCGAAGGCTCGACCCTCGGGCAAGAGCCGTCCTCGCCCTCTTTACGAAGATGGAGAGGATCAGGACCTCCGACGTTGCCGAGGCCCTGGGGCTCTCCGACCGGATGGCCCGGGTGCTCATCCGCGGCTGGGTTAGTGACGGCTGGCTGGTGTTGAGGGACCCCTCGAAGCGGGCGAGAAGCTACGAGTTATCGGCAATTTATCGGCAATATCTCGGCGGTTTATCGGCAATGCCGGATAATGGCGATTGA